The nucleotide sequence caatattatgaAATCGATTTTGGACTGTGAATTTTGTATCctttttatttgatataattGGTTTGATGGATTTTAAGTAGTTTTATGGACAAATAATTGTACTAAATACCTACCCAAAAAAAATGATTGTGCTTGTTCTCAGCTCTTATATTTACTATTATCGTCCATGACCTTCCTATATTTTCTCTCTGGGTTAGCTCCCAGAAAAGGTCAGATTTTTTCTATGATTTAATTTGCTTgtctttacaaaataaattaataatgacCCATAAATAATTAGGaactctctctctatatatgtgTTTAGAACTAGCTAGGGATTTGAGGAAGGAAACAGAAAGAAAACgaaaataaatattcttatgCTTGTGTAAAAATGCAAGTAGCTGGGGTTATTAAAGAACCTGCTTGACCTGTatccaaataattaattataatttttcccaTGTTATGaatcaaatcaagaaaataattcatacaTGCTGAAAATTATGGGACCGAGCAACAGCGTCTGCGAGGGAGGGCATCCCAAGAAAGTAATTCATACAACAAAATGGGAAGTATTTAATATTCCTGCAGTTATTCTGTGGTTGCCACAATTTACAATTTATGGGATAGAGTATGAACCTGTGTTTGACCCTGTCATGTTTCTAATAAATTTTCTTCACCATTATACTAATGAGTTTGGTAACGATGAAAATCCGTAATCACTATTTTTCGGGTCTGTTTTATTGTCATTTAATTCTCATAGCTGAAAGTTTAATGTATAGGATTGCCATGGACGGAGGAAGAGCACCGGACATTCCTGATCGGACTCGAGAAGCTAGGGAAGGGTGACTGGAGGGGAATCGCCAGAAGCTTTGTGACCACCCGGACCCCTACCCAAGTTGCCAGCCATGCCCAAAAGTACTTTCTCCGGCAGGCCAGCCTCTCCAAGAAGAAGCGCCGTTCAAGCCTCTTCGACATGGTTTGCGCATCCTCCTACACTCTATTGATAAAGAATTCGTAATCACTACTGCCTCACAGAGGCACAAGCAAGCTCCCAAAACCCTTGCATTGGCTTGCCCCAAAGTTTGAGCTTACCCTATCTAGTCGCATAGGAAACGCACTATAACCTCATTTACGTGTCTAATTAGTCTACAACCTTCTTGTTGTTGACAGGTAAACGATGGGGATTCTAGGCCAAGAATGAATCCATTTCCAGCACAGTCCATTAATAATAGCACAGCAATCTGCTCAAGCCACGAAGctcatcatgatcatcatcatctcatCACCACCCTGCCACTGCTCAACCAAACAGCACTTGCACTGTTAGATCATCATCATGACAAATCTAATTGCCAAGAAATTGCTACTCATGACTCTCAACCATCTTCTTCTCATCGGCTCCAAGCCACGGCCAGGGGGCTGTTCGTGTCGCCCATTAATTCGCAGCCGATCAAATCTTCGGCTCCAAGTAGCTGCATTTCgttgtcgtcgtcgtcgtcgaaTCCGGTTCCTGATTTGGAGCTCACTCTTTCGGCTCCACGGCCGGCTGATCATTCTCAATCGTCGCCTGGTTCACTCCTAATCGGACCGATTGGTGTTCTTTAGTTAGCATCCAGAGGAAACAAGTTTCAGAGAACATGCATGttgtttgattatatatatatatatatatacacttactaataattaatgttatatataatcTCCTaatttgaatgaatgaatgaatgaacgAACAGGTTTGatacagaaataaaaaatacgGGACATTGATATGCATAGGATTACCTAATtcagtatattttttattttttatactgtaaaataaaaacattgaaGCAAATAGTCTAGCCggtgattttatatatataaatcaaaatttaagaacCTGTTGCAACAACCATAAGACCATCTACCTACTTCTATCATTCACCAATCCCATTACAAGTCTAAATATCACGGACAACCCTTCATGCATGGGAGTTGTGAAGAGTTCTAATTAAAATCCTTCAAAATGTatgaaaataatacaaaaaaaaggTCTATGCACTTAATTTCTGGTAGAGATCAAGGCTACAAAGATTGTAGATAGCTAGCTAGTTAGGTAGGGGATTTGAGACccacatacataataatatatgtaaccAAGTTGACTTAGAATTGTATGTTCAAGAGGTATATATGTCACAACTCAACTCGACAGTTAAAGTTCTAAAAGCATGCctaatcaattatatatctAGAGTATGGATATAGTTTTCTTTATGTAAACAATTTTATGACAAGAGGATTTATATATAGTTTCTCCTTCCCCAACTACacacattaaataaatttttcttattgCTATGAGATCATAAATGTAAATAGTAAggctaaataattatatatgttaaattttcttgttttatttcttaattaatttctgTGTATAACAGGCTTGATGAGGCAGAGATTTTACTTATCTCTATTGAGTTTATATATACTTCTGCCACAGATAGGCCAAAGTTATTGGggcatttcatcatcaaaagataaaacCAATATATCATTGGAGTACAGCTAAAGTGAGAGATAAAAAGAGATTTAAGGacttcaaaattatatcaagtaacaaaagcaaaaaccCATCATATCAAAGTAAGATTCCCATTCATGTTTCCATTTCTTCAGGGCTGCACCTTAatttcttgaagaagaaatatcTGCAGAAAGCAGaaggcaattttttttttctttttttttttttttttggtgaagaaaataaacaaaccaGGAAGCAAAGCAAAACAAAAGCATCAAGATGAAGATGATGTACATATGGTAGGACGGTTCTCTTTCTCTGTCAAGGAAATGAGAGATTTCCAACTTGGAGATGCCTTTCAACAGTCCACATCATGTCAGAACCATATCCTGCTTTGCAAAAAAACTTTATCATTAATAATGTCAGTTTGtaatgatattgttggcatGCAATTGTACCTCAATTGGAATTGGAGTAGAAGAAGAAGTTCATTGTAAGGTAACAATGatgatttattattagtttcttTAATTAGATGAGTTCATTTTGGGcttatcttttagtttttatttttatttttattattttgaaaataaa is from Diospyros lotus cultivar Yz01 chromosome 2, ASM1463336v1, whole genome shotgun sequence and encodes:
- the LOC127793833 gene encoding transcription factor MYBS3-like, which translates into the protein MVIMGRKCSHCGNIGHNLRTCTIFRGTVGGLRLFGVQLDIIPPPPSSSIPMKKSFSMDCLSSSQASSSSPSPSLSSINENNSDKSSAAGYLSDGLLGRSQERKKGLPWTEEEHRTFLIGLEKLGKGDWRGIARSFVTTRTPTQVASHAQKYFLRQASLSKKKRRSSLFDMVNDGDSRPRMNPFPAQSINNSTAICSSHEAHHDHHHLITTLPLLNQTALALLDHHHDKSNCQEIATHDSQPSSSHRLQATARGLFVSPINSQPIKSSAPSSCISLSSSSSNPVPDLELTLSAPRPADHSQSSPGSLLIGPIGVL